The nucleotide sequence GCGTACGTGCCGGCGGTCGTTCACGCCGGACTGATCTGGGTGTCGGGCCAGGTTCCGATCCGCGACGGCGGGCTGCCGCGTCTCGGGCTGGTCGGCCGCGACATCTCCGTCGAGGACGCTGCCGAGGAAGCCCGGTTCTGCGCGCTCAACGCGCTCGCGCACCTCAAGGCCGCGGCCGGCTCGCTCGATCGGATCGAACGCATCGTGAAGCTGACGGTCTTCGTGGCCTCGAGCGCCGGCTTCCACGCGCAGCCGCTGGTCGCCAACGGCGCGAGCGAGCTGTTCCAAGCGGTGTTCGGCGAGTCGGGCCGCCACGCCCGCTCCGCGGTGGGCGTCGCGGAGCTGCCGCTCGGGGTTCCGGTCGAAGTCGAAGTCGTCGCCGCGCTGAAGGGCTAGTAGTCGGCCAGGGCGCGAACGTCGCCCGAGCGTTTCGTGAACCCAACGGCGTCGAGATGCTCGAGCAGCGGGATGAGGTACT is from Actinomycetota bacterium and encodes:
- a CDS encoding RidA family protein — encoded protein: MPGPEDRLAELGLTLPEAPAAVAAYVPAVVHAGLIWVSGQVPIRDGGLPRLGLVGRDISVEDAAEEARFCALNALAHLKAAAGSLDRIERIVKLTVFVASSAGFHAQPLVANGASELFQAVFGESGRHARSAVGVAELPLGVPVEVEVVAALKG